The sequence CGGTGGTCGACGGCCTACCAGAGCGCCGGCCGCCGCGCCGTCCCGTGGCTGGGACCCGACGTGCTGGAGCAGATGCGGGACGAGGCGGCGCGCGGCGCGCGGGCGATCGTCGTCTGCCCGGCCGGCTTCGTCGCCGACCACCTCGAGGTGTTGTACGACATCGACGTCGAGTGCGCGCAACTCGCCCGGGAACTGGGCGTGGCGTTCGCACGTACCGCCTCGTTGAACGACGATCCGGCGTTCATCGAGGCGCTCGCGAACGTCTTGGAGCGCCGGGCGCGCGGGGATGCCCATGCCTGACGGCGCGCCGCATGTCGCGGTCGTCGGCGGCGGCCTCGCAGGGCTTGGCGCCGCCTGGCGACTGGCGCGCATCGCGGAGGAAACACGTGCGCCGATCCGCATCACCGTGCTGGAAGCGGCGGCGCGGCTCGGCGGCAAGGTCTTCACGCGCCGGGAGCGGGGGCTTGTCGTCGAAGCCGGGCCGGATTCGTTCCTCGCCGCCAAGCCGGCGATGCGCGCATGGGTGGAGGCGCTGGGCCTCGCCGGGGACCTTCGCGGCATGGGGCCGCGACGCCACGCGTACGTGGTGCGGGACGGCGCGCTTCACCGGCTGCCCGCGGGCCTGCGCGGCATCGTGCCGGCGAGCTACGCCGGGCTCTTCCGCAGCACGCTCTTTCGCGACGGGGAACGGCGGCGCGTGCTCCTCGACCGCGCGCTGCCCCGCCGGTCGGGGCCGCCGCTGGAGGAGGCGTCGCTCGGGGAACTCGTGCGCCTGCACTTCGGCGACGCGTGGGCGGCGTACCTGGCGGAGCCTCTCCTGGCGGGGATCCACGCCGCCGCGTTGGATCGCCTGAGCGCGCGCGCGGTGCAACCCGATCTGCTGCGCTGGCATGCCGAGGGCAGCTGGATCGCCGCGGCCCGGCGGGCGGCGCGCGCCGCGCGCCGGGCGGGCGGGGCCCAGGCGCGCGACGCCGGGGCGGGCCCCGCGCACGCGGTGCCATCCAGCCCGTTCCTCACGCTGAAGGACGGGCTGTTCCAGGTCGTCGAGGCGGCCGCGGCGGCCCTGTCGGCGTCGGGCGTGCGGCTGTTCACGGATGCGGCGGTGGCGCGGCTGCGGGAGAGCCCAGGAGGCACCTACCGGGTCGAGCTCGCCGACGGATCCGCGGAGGTCGCGGACGCCGTCGTCCTCGCCACGCCGGCGTTGGTGTCGGCAAGGCTCCTGGAAGGCGTGGCGCCGGACGCGGCGGCCGCACTCGACGGGATTCCGTACGTGTCCACCGCCGCCGTGGCGCTCGCGTTCGAGCGCTCGGACGTGCCCGGGGATCTGGACGGTACCGGCTTCCTCGTCCCGCGCGGCGAGGGGCGCACGATCAGCGCCTGCACGTGGCTGTCCAGCAAGTGGCCGCACACGGCGCCGCCGGGCACGGCGCTCCTGCGCGTCTTCGTCGGCCGGCGCGACGACGAGGACGCCCTTGCCCTGGACGACGATGCGCTGGTCGAGGCCGTCCGGCGCGACCTCGGCGACCTCATGGGCATTGCGGCGAAGCCCCGGTGGCAGGCCGTCTTCCGCTGGCCGCGGGCGCTGCCGCAGTACGACGTCGGCCACCTGGACCGCGTGAGCGCGGCGGAGGCGGCGCTGGCGGGGCGGCCCGGGCTCGCGCTGGCCGGCGCGGCGTACCGCGGCCTCGGCCTTCCGGACGTGCTGGCGCAGGGGCAGGCGGCCGCGGAACGCGTGGCGGCGCACGTGCGCGGGCGGGCGGTGGTGCGCTCGTGACCCGCGCGCCGCGCTGGCTGCGGTGGGCGACGGCCGCCGTCCTGCTTGCCACCGCGTTCGCCGTCTTCGCCTACGGGCAGTCCCAGGAGCGGCGCGCGGCCGTCGGCCGTGCGGCGCCGGCGTGGACGCTGCCGGCGCTGGCCGGCGGAACTGTCGATCTGGCCGCGTTTCGCGGCCGCCCCGTGCTCCTGAACTTCTTCGCCAGCTGGTGCGACGTCTGCGCCGTGGAGGCGCCCGCGCTGGAAACGTTCGCGCGGCGCTACGAAGACCGCGTCCCCGTGCTGGGGGTGGACTGGCGGGAGCCGTGGTCGGCCGTGCGCCCGTTCGTGGCCCGATTCGGGCTCACGTATCCCGTCCTTCGTGACGCGGACGGCTCGATCGCCCGCGCCTACGGGCTGACCGGCGTGCCGGAGACGTGGCTGATCGACGCGAACGGGGTGGCGCGAGCGCACGTCGTCGGCGGGCTCACGTTCGAGGATATGCAGGCGCTCTACCGCCGGGCGACGGGCCGCGACATCGACGCAGAAGGCGTCCCGCCGGTCTCCGCGGCTTCCGGCGACCGCGCGCTGGCGCTGGCCCGTTCCGGCCAGCGTCTCTGGATCGGCACGACGCGGGGGCTGTACGAGAGCGACAACGGCGGGCGCACATGGACGCCGGTGGAAGGCGTGAGCGGCCCGGTGGAGCGCCTCGTCGCCGGACCGGACGGCGCGCCGGTCGCCCTGTTGGCGTCCGGCCGCCTTTGGGTCTGGCCGCCGGGCGACAAGCCGGTGGCGTCCGGACTGGGGGCGGACGTGGCGGCGGCGGCCCTGTGGACCGATACGGGCTCCCTGGCCGCGTGGACGCCCGGCGGCCTCCAGGTGGCGGCGCTGGATCGCGCCGCCGACGCCGGCGCCTGGCAGCGCATCGCCCCGAACGATGCGCTGCCCAGCCCGCCGTGGGCGATCGCCTTCGCGCCGGACGGCTGCGGGCTGGCCGCCACGGCAAAGGGCGTGTACCGCAGCGACGACGCCGGTCGCACGTGGCGCCCGACCGGGCTGTCGGAAGAAAAGATCGACCTGAACGCCCTGAGTTCCCCGATGGACGCGCTGCGCCAGCGCGAACCCCTCCAGGCCACGGATCTCGCGTACGACGCCGCGACGGGCGCCGTGTACCTGGCGACGGCCGGCGGCGTGTGGGAGACGTCCGACTTCGCCCGGACGGCGCGGCCCGTCGAGGGCGCGCCGGCCCGCCGCCTCGTCGCCGTCGCGGCCGGGGAGGGCGGCGTCTGGGCGCTGGCGCCGAACGGGGACGTGTACGTGCGGACTTTGGAGGGAACAGGCGGTCCGGGTGCGCCGCTCCAAACGGTCGATGCCGGGGGTGGCTGGCGGCGCCTCGTTTCGGGGCGCTGACGCGGGTCGGACGGCGCGTCGCCCGGCAGGACTCTTCCTGCGCTCCCCGAACTGCATGTTCTTGGAAACGGCGCCAGCCGAACCCTGGAGCGGAGGAAGAGCGTGACCCGCGTATCTCTTCATGCTGCAGCCGGCTTCCCGTTGACGCTCGACCTGGACACCGGTCGCCTCGAGTTCACGCCGGACGTGCAGGTGGGCTCCGTGTCCACCCGGCGGCTGGAGGAGATGCGGCCGGTGCTCGCCGACCCGGCCGCGGAGGGCCCGGACGAGTGGTACGTCATGTACCGGGATGTCGGAACGGCCGACGTCCGGCGACAGGCGGCCGCCTGGGGCGTGCGCTACGACCTGACCGTCCTGCGTCCGGGCACGGCGGGGCGGGAGCGGATCAAGACGGCCGGGCACGACCATCCGTTGAAGCCGGGCGAGGCCGTCACGTACCCGGAGCTGTATCAGGTCATCCATGGACAGGCCGTGTACCTCATGCAGGAGAGCCGGGACGGGGAGGACGCCGCCGCGGGGCGGGAAGTCGTGCTCGTCGAGGCCGGCCCGGGCGACGTCGTCGTGATCCCGCCCGGCTTCGGCCACGTGACGGTCAACATCGGCTCAAGCTGGCTTGTGATGTGCAACTGGGTGGCCGACGGCTTCGCGTCGCTCTACGAGCCCATCCGCCGCACCCGCGGCGCGGCCGTCTACGTCCTGGACGACGGCCGCGGGGGATGGACGCTCGCGTCGAATCCCAGGTACGCGCCGCCCGCGGTCCGCCACGTGCGAGCAGGCGACGTGCCTGGCCTCGACATCGCGTCATCCCTGCCGGTGTACCGCGCGCTTCCGGAGTTTCCCGACCGCTTTGCCTTTCTCACGTTCCCGGAGCGGGCGGCTCCGCTGTTCGCGCGCGTGCGGGCCGCCTGGCAAGCGGGGCAGACGCTGACCGTGCTCGCGTGACTCCACACACCACCGTCGGAGGATGCTGCATTGCTTCGTCGCCTGATTCCTGCGTTCTTCGCGCTGTGCGTCGCGTTGCTGTGGTCCCAGATTCCGGCGCTTCTCGACCCCTTCGTGGGCTCACCGGGCGTTCGCGAGGCCTGGGCGGATGCCGCCACGTGGAGCCGCGGCTGGCCGCTCTTCCTACGGAGCCTGCAGGTATTCCTGCCGGGCTTTTTCGGCGGCATGATCCTCGGCGTCCTCTGGGGCGCCGTCACGGCGTGGCCCGGCCGCCGCTGGTTGAACGCCTTGGGCGAAGTCAGCCTGTTCGCGGCGCAGGCGGTGCCGGACTTCTTCGCCGTCGTGCTGATCCAGTGGCTGTTCGTCTGGTGGGTGCAACACGGCGGCACGGCGTTCCTGCCCATCGGCGGAGTGGGCCGGCCGTACGCGTGGGTGCTGCCGTCCCTGACGCTTTCGCTCTTTCCGATGGCCGCCTTCGGCCGGCTGACGTACACGCTGCTCTCCGAGACGCTGGCGCAGCCGTACATCCGGACGGCGCGGGCGAAGGGCGTGCCGGAATGGCGGACGGTGCTGGGCCATGGGCTGGCGGCGTGCGCCGCCACGCTCGTATCGGCCGTGCCGCGCGTCGCGGCGGCCACCGTGTCCAACCTGGCGATCGTCGAGTACCTGTACGGCTACGTTGGCCTAGCGGCGTGGCCCTTCGCCCAGCACGGCAACCCGATGCAGCTGCGGGCCCCGGCCGTGGCCCTGGCCGAGACCGCGCTGTGCTTCGGGGCGACGGTGCTGTGGATCGACCTGGTCGCCGGCGAGGTGAGGTCCTGGCTCGCGCGAGGCCGGCGGGAGCCGGATCGAGGGTCGGTGGCGGCCTGATGCGCGGGCGCGGCAACGCCTGGCTGTGGGCGGGGGTCGTGGGGGTGCTCGTGCTGCTCGCCGTCGCGGTTCTGGGCCCGCACGTGGCGCCGTATGGGCCCGGCGAGCGCGACTTCCTCCACGTCGATCGGGCCCACGGCGCGATCCGGATGGCGGTGCCTCCCTTCCCGCCCAGCGGGCGTCACCTCCTCGGAACCGACAAGTGGGGCTTCGACATCTTCAGCCTGCTGCTTCAGGGAGCCCGTTGGACGCTGGCGCTGGCGGCCGTCTCGGCGCTGCTCCGCGTCGCGTGCGGAC comes from Clostridia bacterium and encodes:
- a CDS encoding redoxin domain-containing protein, whose protein sequence is MTRAPRWLRWATAAVLLATAFAVFAYGQSQERRAAVGRAAPAWTLPALAGGTVDLAAFRGRPVLLNFFASWCDVCAVEAPALETFARRYEDRVPVLGVDWREPWSAVRPFVARFGLTYPVLRDADGSIARAYGLTGVPETWLIDANGVARAHVVGGLTFEDMQALYRRATGRDIDAEGVPPVSAASGDRALALARSGQRLWIGTTRGLYESDNGGRTWTPVEGVSGPVERLVAGPDGAPVALLASGRLWVWPPGDKPVASGLGADVAAAALWTDTGSLAAWTPGGLQVAALDRAADAGAWQRIAPNDALPSPPWAIAFAPDGCGLAATAKGVYRSDDAGRTWRPTGLSEEKIDLNALSSPMDALRQREPLQATDLAYDAATGAVYLATAGGVWETSDFARTARPVEGAPARRLVAVAAGEGGVWALAPNGDVYVRTLEGTGGPGAPLQTVDAGGGWRRLVSGR
- a CDS encoding ABC transporter permease subunit — translated: MLRRLIPAFFALCVALLWSQIPALLDPFVGSPGVREAWADAATWSRGWPLFLRSLQVFLPGFFGGMILGVLWGAVTAWPGRRWLNALGEVSLFAAQAVPDFFAVVLIQWLFVWWVQHGGTAFLPIGGVGRPYAWVLPSLTLSLFPMAAFGRLTYTLLSETLAQPYIRTARAKGVPEWRTVLGHGLAACAATLVSAVPRVAAATVSNLAIVEYLYGYVGLAAWPFAQHGNPMQLRAPAVALAETALCFGATVLWIDLVAGEVRSWLARGRREPDRGSVAA
- the hemG gene encoding protoporphyrinogen oxidase, producing the protein MPDGAPHVAVVGGGLAGLGAAWRLARIAEETRAPIRITVLEAAARLGGKVFTRRERGLVVEAGPDSFLAAKPAMRAWVEALGLAGDLRGMGPRRHAYVVRDGALHRLPAGLRGIVPASYAGLFRSTLFRDGERRRVLLDRALPRRSGPPLEEASLGELVRLHFGDAWAAYLAEPLLAGIHAAALDRLSARAVQPDLLRWHAEGSWIAAARRAARAARRAGGAQARDAGAGPAHAVPSSPFLTLKDGLFQVVEAAAAALSASGVRLFTDAAVARLRESPGGTYRVELADGSAEVADAVVLATPALVSARLLEGVAPDAAAALDGIPYVSTAAVALAFERSDVPGDLDGTGFLVPRGEGRTISACTWLSSKWPHTAPPGTALLRVFVGRRDDEDALALDDDALVEAVRRDLGDLMGIAAKPRWQAVFRWPRALPQYDVGHLDRVSAAEAALAGRPGLALAGAAYRGLGLPDVLAQGQAAAERVAAHVRGRAVVRS
- a CDS encoding glucose-6-phosphate isomerase, which translates into the protein MTRVSLHAAAGFPLTLDLDTGRLEFTPDVQVGSVSTRRLEEMRPVLADPAAEGPDEWYVMYRDVGTADVRRQAAAWGVRYDLTVLRPGTAGRERIKTAGHDHPLKPGEAVTYPELYQVIHGQAVYLMQESRDGEDAAAGREVVLVEAGPGDVVVIPPGFGHVTVNIGSSWLVMCNWVADGFASLYEPIRRTRGAAVYVLDDGRGGWTLASNPRYAPPAVRHVRAGDVPGLDIASSLPVYRALPEFPDRFAFLTFPERAAPLFARVRAAWQAGQTLTVLA
- a CDS encoding ferrochelatase, which codes for RWSTAYQSAGRRAVPWLGPDVLEQMRDEAARGARAIVVCPAGFVADHLEVLYDIDVECAQLARELGVAFARTASLNDDPAFIEALANVLERRARGDAHA